The DNA sequence TATTTTCATTTCTGATAATGGAGCGCAAGGTGGTTTCAATACCTACAATCCTTTAGGACGAGGTTTAGTCCGAAATGAAGGACCAATTGGAACTTCGGGTTCATTTGATTATCAGGAACAAAACTGGGCCTATTTATCCAATACTCCATTACAACAATATAAAAACAACATGCACGAAGGTGGCTTTAGTTCCCCTTTTATTGCTTGGTATCCCTCAAAAATAAAAGCCGGAAGAATCGATAAAGGAACTGGACACATTATAGACCTAGCTCCTACTTTTTACGAACTGGCCGGAATAGAATATCCCAAAGCATATAATGGTGTGACGACAAATCCTTTGGTTGGGAGTAGTTTGTTACCTGTTTTATTTAATAATGTTTCGCAGGTCGATAGAGGCACACCATTGTTCTGGGAAAGAGCAGGAAACAGAGCCGTAAGAGACGGCAAATGGAAACTGGTTTCTAGCTATCCGTCTTACGAATGGGAGCTTTACAACATAGAAACCGACAGAGGTGAGACGACCAATGTTGCCCAACAAAATGCGGGAATTGTAAACCAACTTTCGGCAGCTTATTTTGAATGGGCTGACCGGACAGGAGTTGTCGAATACAGCAAATTCAAACTAAAAACAGAGCTGATGCCCGGTGGTGCAGCATTAAAGAAATAATTGTTTTTTTTGATATTTTAAACAATTATAAACAAAAGGCGGTTGTGTTAAACAATCGCCTTTTAAATTTCAATTACAACCTAATAATATTTTACATTTTTCGATTAAACACAAAACAAAAACTAACCTTTTAGTTAAAAAGAAAATAATTCAATTATCAATTAATAAAACTACTTTATTTTATCAAAAAACAACTATTTTAATTCAAATGTTATAAATGAAACAATAATTAGGTTATTTGTTATTTTTATTGCTAAAACATTGTTATTAATTAACATATATTTAAGATATTTGAGATAACTAATCTTAATAAAATACCACATGAGAATTGATCTAAGTTTTAAAAGGTTAGCGACACTGTTATTTGCATTATTCATTCAAGTAACACTCGCTCAAGAAGTTAAGATAACCGGACACATTTTTGACAAAGCAGGATTACCGATTCCCGGAGCAAACGTAGTTTTAAAAGGAACCAAAGTGGTTACCCAAACTGGTTTTGATGGAGAATTTACAATCAATGCAAAAGAAGGACAAACTCTTATCATTTCTTATGTAGGAATGAAAACGTTGGAAATTGGAGCATCAAAATCAATGAAAATAACCCTTCAGGATGCCTCAAATGAACTTGAAGCAGTTGTAGTTGTAGGATACGGAACCCAATCTAAGAAGAATTTAACAGATAATATTGCCAGAGTTACCGCAAAAGATATCCAGCAAGTACCTGTCGCCAACGTACAAAATGCATTAGTAGGTAAATTAGCCGGTGTACAAATCACGCAAACAAATGGTAAAGTAGATGGAGGAATTAACATCAGAGTTCGTGGAGCGGCCAGTATCAGTGCCGGAACACAACCTTTGTATGTATTAGACGGTATTCCGTTAATCACCGATGATGAGTCCAGCAATGGTGCACCAACTAACCCTTTACTTACATTGAGCACCAATGAAATCGAGTCTATAGATGTTTTAAAAGATGCTTCGTCTGCGGCTATCTATGGAGCTCGTGGCGCCAATGGAGTTGTAATTATTACCACCAAAAAGGGGAAAGAAGGAAAAGGAACTTTCAGCATCAACCTTTCGCAAGGGGTTAGTGAACCCACACATAAAAGAAAATGGCTGAATTCTAAACAATATGTAGAATTACTACAGGAGGCAGGACGAAATGCGCAAGATCTGGAATCTGTAGAAGAAGAATTAGAATTTTTATCTCAGGGTACAGACTGGAGAAACGGACAAATAAACACAGATTGGCAGGATATTGCTTTTCAGACCGGCTATACTACTGATGCAGATTTTTCACTTTCGGGAGGCGATCAGAAAACAAGATATTTCATTTCAGGGGCTTACAATAATACGGTGGGGATCATTGACAGTAATGATTTAGAAAGATTAACATCAAGAGTAAATCTATCCCATAAAGTTTTCGACAATTTTACCGTGGGTATGAACTTAAGCTTCTCCAGATCGTTAATCAACAGAGTTCAGGACGATAATTCCTTTTCAAGTCCATTACAATCAGTAGCACAGTCTCCTATCTCTCCTGCTCGACTCGAAGACGGTAGTGCCAATCCAAATACAGAGTATTCAAATTATCTTTTAGCCAAAGACAATACGTTTTGGAAAACCATTGTGAGAAGACTAACCGGAAAAGTTTTTGCAGAATATAAATTTTTACCGTCTTTAAAATTTAATTCTGATTTCTCTTATGATCTTTTATCTCAAACGGAAGATTACTGGCAAGGAAAAAATGCACCTTTCATGGCTACTGATGGAGCCGTTTTTGCCTCTTCTGTAAACACCGAAAATTACATTTCGAGTAACTACTTTACTTTTGATAAAACTTTCGCGGAAAAACACAGTTTTAATGCTGTTATCGGTATGGAGTATAATAATTACCACAGAAGATATCAGGATGTAAACAGTATTTATTTCCCAAATGATGATTTTAATACCATCGATGGAGGTGCCGAAGTAAATGAAGGCCATGGTAGTGAAACGGATTATGTTTTTGTTTCTCAATTCGGAAGATTAAATTATGCATTTGATAATAAATACCTTTTTAAAGCTAGTATTCGTCGTGACGGTTCTTCCCGATTTGGAAAAAACAACCGATTTGGTTATTTCCCGGCTCTTTCAGCGGGTTGGATTATTTCTAACGAAAGTTTCCTGAAAGACAATTCCGTTTTAACCTACTTAAAAGTAAAAGGAAGCTGGGGGAAATTAGGAAATGCTGAAATAGGCAATTTTGCTTCACGCCAATTGTA is a window from the Flavobacterium cupriresistens genome containing:
- a CDS encoding SusC/RagA family TonB-linked outer membrane protein, whose translation is MRIDLSFKRLATLLFALFIQVTLAQEVKITGHIFDKAGLPIPGANVVLKGTKVVTQTGFDGEFTINAKEGQTLIISYVGMKTLEIGASKSMKITLQDASNELEAVVVVGYGTQSKKNLTDNIARVTAKDIQQVPVANVQNALVGKLAGVQITQTNGKVDGGINIRVRGAASISAGTQPLYVLDGIPLITDDESSNGAPTNPLLTLSTNEIESIDVLKDASSAAIYGARGANGVVIITTKKGKEGKGTFSINLSQGVSEPTHKRKWLNSKQYVELLQEAGRNAQDLESVEEELEFLSQGTDWRNGQINTDWQDIAFQTGYTTDADFSLSGGDQKTRYFISGAYNNTVGIIDSNDLERLTSRVNLSHKVFDNFTVGMNLSFSRSLINRVQDDNSFSSPLQSVAQSPISPARLEDGSANPNTEYSNYLLAKDNTFWKTIVRRLTGKVFAEYKFLPSLKFNSDFSYDLLSQTEDYWQGKNAPFMATDGAVFASSVNTENYISSNYFTFDKTFAEKHSFNAVIGMEYNNYHRRYQDVNSIYFPNDDFNTIDGGAEVNEGHGSETDYVFVSQFGRLNYAFDNKYLFKASIRRDGSSRFGKNNRFGYFPALSAGWIISNESFLKDNSVLTYLKVKGSWGKLGNAEIGNFASRQLYRPNPYNLKSGLTFDQAGNDNLTWEKSTQIDFGFEAGFLDRITLEVDYYQKDTDGLLFEAPLPISSGAASVNKNIGQIRSNGFEFTLNTKNFDNEKFKWNTSFNLTTNQSKIRSLPNNNADVIAVGSYTINRVGEYISSFFLVEYAGVNSENGDALFFKNTLNPDGTLNKDLTSDYSQARRVIVGNPFPTLMSGMTNTIIYKGFDFTFTFQGEWGASIYNTAGIYQSTAADYYDNQTADQLNRWQNPGDITNVPQARFQKQNGTQESTRYLDKSDFVRLRNLTLGYTLPKQAIKDTGMSSLRLYFTAVNLLTFTNYKGFDPEARRDDGGIGEDFYSAPPARTMALGVNINF